GACCGGAGCGTAGGGCTCGGTGATCACCTGCAAGGCAGGCCGTGGGGAAGGGCAGGCTGGGGACTCTCGGGCAGGAGCCCACCCTGTCGCCCACAGGTGGAatgtcttcttcctctgggaaacCTCAGGTCCACTCTTAaggcctttcaactgattggatcaggcccacccagattaaTCTGGGTCATCGCCTTTACTTCACATGAACTGGTTGTGGATGTCACAACTACAAAGCATCTTCCCAGCAGCACCTGGATTAGTGTCGGATTGAATCACTGGGTTCTTGCTATAGCCTGGCCAAGGGGACACATGAAAGCAGCCATCACACGGGTCAAGGGTTAGAGGCagaataaaacaggaataaaatagAGCCTCAGGGAGCCCCAGAAAGAACTGTTTACACACGAGCAGACTGGACCGGCAACCCCTGAGGGTTTTATCCCAGTTCTGCCCACGCAGCAGGTAGGTCTGCCTGGCTGAGGTAGGTGGTGTGCTCAGCCAAGTGGGCAGGGTGGGGAAGTGTAGTGCCAGAGGGGAAGCAATCCTCAGGGGAATCGCTTTGATTCTACCCTGGGCAGGAGCAACTGGAAGCCTGCAGAGAAGGGACTTGTTCTGCTGCATCTCTTTATGGGTCCTTTCTTGCTGGAATGCAGCCCTTATTACCTGAGAGAGTGTTTAAAAGGTatttgccgggcttccctggtggcgcagtggctgagagtctgcctgccgatgcaggggacgcgggttcatgccctggtccgggaagatcccacatgccgctaaaaacaagaaaagaacaacaaaggtATTTGCCATCAATAATGCATCGTCACCCTTTGAAAGAAGAAAGGTGTAAATCACCCATGGTTTAGAAAGCTGAACCATGTGAAATGTTGCCGCTATTTAACCtgcaaacacattttttaaaagagcaaattgTAGTTTCTGGTCTACAAGTATAGCAATTTCATCTGGTTTAAGGCTGAATTGAGGGGTGAGCACTTTTGCAGCGATGATGATCATTTAGGCCTGAGGGCTTTGCCCTGATGACTTTTGGAAGGCCGAGAATTAGATTTGTCTCTTTGGATTTACTTTTGCTTCATTTAGACTGCGGTTTGTTTATTCAGACCATCTTATCCCGATCCCCACAGAGCCTCACAGGCTCGTCGTCTTTCCTGGCGTCTGACGCTGTCTCTGTCTTTCCAGATGCCTACACGGAAGACGACCTCATGCTATACTGGAAGAAAGGCAATGACTCTTTAAAGACAGATGAGCGGATCTCACTCTCCCAGTTCCTCATCCAGGAGTTCCACACCACCACCAAACTGGCCTTCTACAGCAGcacaggtgggggtggggctaaGAGAGGGGCGGGGCATCCTCCATCTCAGAAAGCCTGTGAATTTGTGGTCAAGTGAGCAGAGCCTGTGCCACTTGGATTTGAAACCAAGGATCTGGACTTCTAGATCAGGTCTAGAGGGTGGTGAGCATTGGGTGGGGGTGATTTTTTGTTACGTCCAAAGCATCAGAAGTGATAACCTAGAAAATGCTGGTAAGGGCTCCAACATAAACCCCATGGGGAGGTCTGTTTGAGACGACAGCATCGCCAGTTTAGCGGCAGGAATCTCACCCTGATATAACTCCCAGAGCGCCTTCTCCTATGGGCAAGAAATAGTCCAATTTCAGGTTTATTGTTTTCCATTCACTTTCTCTTGGCTTCAGCCCCCTTGAGTGCTTCTCTCTTAACCAATCCCCTCCTACCATACTGCTTTCACGACCCTCTTGGTGAGCCACGGTGCAGGAACTACTGGTCATTGGTCATTCTCTGTGGGCAGTGTTGTTGCTTTCTGAACCAAGGGCCTGGGCAAGCTTGCCAACCCTCCCCCGCGCCAACGTTGCCTGAGGGCAGGTGCTGTGGTATTCCTCTTGGCAGCTGAGGTTACAGCTGAGCTTCACTCTCTCCAACCCTTGCCTCTTTCTTGACCAATTACCTTTCAGGCTGAttttgctctaatctttatgcAGTTTCTGTTGCTAAAACATCGCATGGTTGACTACCCAGAGAAGTGCCACCGTTTGAGTCTCTCTGATCTGTAACAGAGGGCACTGCTCCCTTCCAGCATGTGGCGATCCCGCGTCTCTTATCTTTTGCATACATCACCCACCAGTCTTGGTCCTTTGGGGGATCCCCCATTCCTTTGACTCTTAGCATTTTGACCTTCCTCCTTGCGTGAGTCCatttcaggctgctgtaacaaagtaccatagactgggtagcttccaaacaacagaaatttatttcgcacagttctggaggctgggaagtccaaaatcaaggtccCGGCAGATTCAGTGTCTATGAGAGCCCGCTCCCTAGTTCAGAgactcactgtgtcctcacatgggggAAGAGGCGACGGAGCTCTCTGAGACACGTTATAAGGGCAGCAATCCCGTTCATGAtgtaatcacctcccaaaggccccacctccaaataccatcacatagaggattaggtttcaacacacGAATTTGAGAAGGACACAGGCAGTCCGTAAGCACCTCCACAGTCACTTTTTGGAGCTGTTATAACCGTTGCACTAAAATTGTCCTGGATGCGAAGTTTTCTAGTTAATGTTGCCAAGTCCCCATTTTATTTTCAGCCCTCATCATGTCAAATTTATcctgccttttcctctctttccacCATTCTCCTGTTCCTTTCAACTCCTCCCTGTAAGTTTTCCTTGTAAAGAACAACCGGGTGGAGCTAAAGCATAGCCTAAATGCATTGTTGTAGTTAGCTTGGTATTTTAACTTCAAACCTATTTTCCCCCATAAGAAATCCAACGGGCGTTGTTAAATCCATACATCTCAAGCTTTAACGTGTACAGGAATCATGTGGGGAGGAGTGTTAAAAGGAGGTTCTGAGTCAGTAGGATCTGGGGCGGGGCCCGAgagtctgcatttccaacaagcaaCCAAGTGATGGCGGTACTGCTGGGCCCTGTACTGTAGTTTGAGTAACAAGAGTCTTCAATGGCCTGGTTCCCTTTACGTACAGAATGAGGGCCAAAATTCCTTGAGATGGACTCACCCATGCGGTATGAGTTATCGTATAATCACCCTGTTCCATGGTTTTTCTCACTTCCCCTTTATAAAGGTAGCGTAAGTTTCCAGGGAAGCATCTAAGGCATTTATGATTCTCTGAATAAAGTTTGTCCTATGAAGGAGCTGAGTGCCTCTGCTGtgtgttctcttttcttcctgtgtcCCCCAGGCTGGTACAACCGTCTCTACATTAACTTCACGTTGCGTCGCCACATCTTCTTCTTCTTGCTGCAAACCTACTTTCCCGCCACCCTGATGGTCATGCTGTCCTGGGTGTCCTTCTGGATCGACCGCAGAGCTGTGCCCGCCAGAGTCCCTTTAGGTAAGAAACCTCTCAAGTGCACATTCCAGATATCTGAAAATACAAGTAATTCCTTCCAGATAAAACCATTCTTTCCAAATTGGCCCTGAACCCCTGTTGGTATTATAACTTGGAAAAACTTTGTTATTCATTCACAGGTAAAATGCCACCATTAAGAATCTATATagtaggaattccctggtggtccaatggctaggactctgtgctttcatggCTGAGGGCCCagcttccatccctggtctgggaactaagatcccaaaagcattgagaccaaaaatgaaaacaaacaaacaaacaaaagaaacaactaTGCAGCAAAGCTGTTTCTAGGTCCCCATAGGTTCCCACGTAAACAACTCATCTTTAATCTTGTTAGAGCTGAGTTCTGGGGTGGGTGGTCCTGGTCTGTGGTGCTTTCTCTGCCCACCTGCCTAAGAAAGTCACATTCTGTAATGGGGTTTCTCCAAAGGTGGCCCAAGGGATCTTTGTGACAGTCTTTGGGGgaaattgtttaaaatgaagaatcCGGGGTCCCATCTACATGTATAGGATCAGAAGCTCTGAGACAGgaccaggaatttgcattttgaacaagctcccccagtaatttttttttctgtaaatgtctTATATTTTGATTTGTATGGTagttatagaaatatatattcattgagCTCAATATTTAGGATTTATGCACTTTATTGTAAGCaaattattcttcaatttatctctgtttttaaaaatttattttcttttggctgcattgagtcttcattgctgcgcacggctttctctagttgcggcgagcggggggctgctcttcgttgtggtgcgcgggcttcccatcgtggtggcttctcttgttgtggagcttggactctaggcgcgcgggcttcagtagttgtggcacgtgggctcagtagttgtggctcgcaggctccagagcgcaggctcagtagttgtggcgcatgggcttagttgctctgcgacatgtgggatcttcccggaccagggctcgaacccatgtcccctgcattggcaggcggtttcttaaccactgcgccaccagggaagtcccacattctTCAAGTTAAAGTCAGAAAACTAACCAGATTTTAGGAAGTCTCGCTTTTTTAAATTGCTtgtccaaatttttttttattgttatttttccactttcttgCGCATCTATTACCTTTTCCTGTCTTGACTGGTTTCCTCTTCTTACTCATTGATCTGTTGATCAAGTCTTCCTGATCTTTTGCCTTGGTTCACAAAGATAAAAACACCTTATCATTGGTGTCTGTCACTGCTTTCAATCCATAAGGTAACATAGTAACAGCTAGTACTAATTGTGAAGTATTGGgctgttttacatacattatcccACTTAATTCGCATAAAAAAAGCTCACGaactagctattattatcattgttttacTGACCACCCCCCCTACCCCGCCCCCGTAATTCCTATACATACTCAAGTCTGAGAATCCCTACCTACTCTACAAGCCTTCCATCAACAGCTAGTTGCTATCACCTCTTCCCCGCTTTAAATATCGTGCCCACTCCGCACACGGCACCATTGCTAATACGTCCAGGAGCTTCAAGGGAGAGATGACCCACCAGGTCTTAGTGAAATAGGATTGGCGCTGGCCCTTAAGATGACCCCAATCCGCTGTGATTTGGTGTTTGCCAAGCAAATGTTCTGAGCTTAATTTGAAATCTTGGGGAAATTTCCACTGACAGATGCCCTGGCCTTTAACGGTTGTTCTGTAGCTTGAACAGTTactgtgctcaataaataaacatTCGAGTTTGAAAAATCTGTTTCCCATAAATGAGGTTAACATCATTCTTGGTAAAATTGACTGAGTCCTCAAGTCAACATGGCAGAATGTGCAGCCAGGTGCAGCATAGCGGGATGGAGCTCTGCCAGAGGTGCCCTGACAGCTGGTAATGTAGGCCCAGGACTGCAAGATTCTACACCAGCAACGAGGGcacaaagattaaaataaaacttgtgtACCTTTTTACCCTCTTTTGGAGAAGGAGTTACAAGAAATATACATACATGCTCATATACGCAATCTTTgggtttttattcatttatttttattttatttattgattttttggccgtgccccgcgacttgcgggatctcagttccccgaccagggattgaatccgggtcAGGGCAGTGATAGCCCGGAATCCTCACcgttaggccaccagggaagtcccctgcaatCTTTGTTTTGAGCAATTGAATGGGAAGACCCTGCCAACCTGTCAGGGGCTCTCTGCCGAAGAACAGAGTGATGCAAAGGCTGTGATGAAGATGCAGGGACACAGAGCCGGGAGAGGGTGAGCACGGGGGATGGAGAAACAGGAGAAGCttcataaaagctaaaactgGAAAGGTGAGCAGGTGTTTGCTGGACAGAGGGGGCAGGGATGGAGACTAGGCTAGAGGAGCAGCTGGGAGAAAGAACAGAGGCACGAAGCCATCCAGTGGGTTTGGTGAAAGACAAACCCATGCTTCTTTCTCACTGTGTCTGCAGGGATCACCACGGTGCTGACCATGTCCACCATCATCACGGGTGTGAACGCCTCCATGCCCCGCGTGTCCTACATCAAGGCCGTGGACATCTACCTCTGGGTCAGCTTCGTGTTCGTGTTCCTCTCGGTGCTGGAGTACGCGGCTGTCAACTACCTGACCACCGTGCAGGAGAGGAAAGAGCGGAAGCCGCAGGAGAAGGTGACTTTACCATGAGCTGGAGTGTCTGCCCTGGAATGGGCGCCTGGACTAGCTCTGGACCCTGGCCAGGTCCaacctcctctgtaaaatgggacagtgACACCCCCTCCTCCACCTACTTCATGGGTTGGtgtgaagagcaaacaaaaacgGTGTGAAATTTACTCTGGGctacttctttcattcattcaaatatttatttggcacCTACCATATACCAGGAGCTGCTAAGCCAAGTTAACTAAGACATGGTCCCTTTAATCTTGGTGGTGTTGGTAGtttagtgataaaaataaatggcagTTCAACACAGTGGAACAAATGATTTATGAACGTAGAGGTATCATAAAAGAAACTTCCAGGTATTTCTTTTTCCaagacattctttttaatagtggTATAATAATAAATGGCTTAGATGTAACATGATTTATTCCCCTATTAATGTTAATGGCAgtatattgtttccattttttgccACTATAATAAATGCTtcaataaacattatatatataaacatatataatatatattatacatatatatttatatatatataaaagcttccAGGGAAACATATCCTCCATTCTAGGAAATTTTCCTCCACATGTGACCTCATACATCTCCCATCACTTCCCAGATCATCTTCCCTCCTACCTGGTTTCCCTTTCATCCTCCTGTCTGCAATTCAATGGTTATCTCCTCCAGAAAACTCTAGCTACATAGGAGGAACTATCCCCACAATGCCACACCTTTCAAAttccccccatccctctccccccaccccaccgcgcgctctctctctctctctctctctcacacacacacacacacacacgcaataattgtaaacatttttatcagGGTTCATATCAGTTTATGATCTCATGGAGAACATGCCGATTATCTGATCATGAACCTTCTTGTGCGTCTCTGATATGACGTGATGTTTCCTAACAGTTGATGGGTTACCTGCTGTTTTAGAATGTTTACTGTGCCACCACCATTATTCCCCCAACCCCataataaaaactagaaaaaggcAATGCTCTCTACTAGGCAGCTTCTTTGGAAGGGCTTCTGAGAGAGGATGCTGAGCTCACATCCCAACGTGCGTTTGCTGTGTCCGCAGCTTCCCTGCACCTGCGGGTTGCCTCAGCCACACGCGGTCCTGCTGGACGGCAGCTACAGTGATGGGGAGGTGAATGACCTGGGCAACTACACGCCCGAGAACGGAGACAAGCCAGACAGGATGATGGTGCAGCTGACGCTGGCCTCGGAGAGGAGCTCCCCACAGAGGAAAAGCCAGAGGAGCAGCTACGTGAGCATGAAGATTGACACTCATGCCATTGATAAATACTCCAGAATCATTTTTCCAGCTGCATACATCTTATTCAATTTAATATACTGGTCAATTTTCTCATAAATGCCTGTAATTCTATAAATTTCACATTCTTCTATATGTACTACAGAAATACCTGAATGATGAAAAATAACTTAAGGTTATGATGAAAAGAAAGTTCACAGTACCCACCCTTCTCCACCTTTCCAAAACTACTGACAAGATACCTACTGGTTTAATTTGCACTTACTGACCACCTATTGTGTACACAGCATTATACTCAGTGCTGCAGGTATAAACACCCATAGCAACTGATGACAGTTGTTACTGAGATCCCCTAGAAAAGCACACTGCCAGTGAGGTGGGCACACTGTGGTTCAACCTCTTTTAGACCCTAAATGCTTATTCATATGAACCATGTCCCTTATGTGAGTGTCATTCTATTCTCTGGACCAAGTGGAACTGGGAAGCACCTAAAGTTCATTTATATGGAACATACATGCACCTAAACCCCACTTTGATCAAAATTCATACTTGTTTATAGCctcttacctattttatatgcaTCTCCTCATGTTGATTTCAATACAAGGCAATACTAATATTCCTCCTTTTATTTACCTCTTGTGGTTCCTGAGGTTTTACCTCTTCACCAGAAAAGCTCTTTTGATTGGGTGCAATGGCTTCTGATTTGGGTAGGAAATTTCCCTGGCAGGGAAACTTTGAAGAAGAGGGTATATGCATGCATTTTGTCAGTTTTGTCATAGAGGTAACTAGCCTAGAAAACTTGTGTGTAAGTGTTCCCTGTTTAATAGTTACTGTTTCATGGATCTCCACCTTGGAGCATGTCCAAGTTCAAAGTGAAGTCAGTAATGTGATATCTTCACTGAGGAACTTGGGAATagactgatttttttctgcataAACTTTTCAAGGAAATGCATAATTTGGGACTACCTGTAACTCTTTAGGATGAGAAATACACGgtttctgaattttgaaaaaagaaatgagagcacATCACTGGTCATCTCCATTTATACTCAGTGAATACCAGCATTTTCTGTGAACCAGAAAACAATGGCCACTGATGTAAGAGCATGGGATAAAGGAGAgtgttctattattttaaaaacaatagctATTCATACCATATATCTACAGGATCAACCCCTACCAAACTTATCCCAACAGCATTTGTTTGAAACTCAACTAAATTCTGTACACAGTAATACCATTTTTATTCCAAAGTTAATTTGACTGATCCCTATACTAAATAATATCATGTTATTTCTTAATGAGGGCTATactttaatctttaaaaagaccCAAATTTGCAGAAAGCCTAATTACAAGGCAATCTCCCATTTCTTCCAATAAAagctcatcaaaaaaaaaaaaaaagattttttagcAAACTCTAGTAGAAAAACGTAAAGGAATATACATGAAATAGTTGAACGTcaacttttaatataaaaaaatatttttagaacattACCTTTTTCATGCTTATTTTATGAAACAATTTCAATCAAACTTCACAAACATCTTTGCCACTTGCTTTGTCCTCATGAGCAAGGCCACTTTAAACCATCTGGCAGGTTTCTGGGGCATGTAATCTGAACTTCCATCTACCCCATTTGGGAAACTCCACCATTCGAATCAACATATAGGAtgctgtattagtctgctcaggccgCCAGAGCAAAGTACCCttgactaggtggcttaaacaacagaaatttattttctttcagttctggaggctggaagtccaagatcaaggtgtcagcaggtttggtttctcctgaggcctcttaCCTTGGCTGGCAGACGgccgccttcttgctgtgtcttcacatggctttttTCTCTGAATACATGCATCCCTGGTGTCGCTTCCTTTTCTTTTGGGGACAGCAGTCATGCTGGATTAGAGCCCAgcccttatgatctcatttaacctaaattacctctttaaaggccctatctttTAATAAGTTGCACTGGGGGgtgagggcttcaacatacgaatttggggaggacacaatttagcccataacaGATGCCCATGGGAATTATTCAGCTGCATAATAGTGATATCCAGTGCATCTTATAGGTATTTACTCTTGATCTTTGCAACATAatcatatattgttttttaaacttatatttaAAAGGCTAGTTTACATTGATATCTATACTATTGATTGATTATGAAGAATAAGTTATTAAATTCATGTTGTTTCTTTGCTATCTTTTCTAGCAATTCTCTCAGGTGACCTCTACAAGCATTTAAAAGTAGCATCGACTGAGGTGATTTCCATGGTAATGTTTTCCCAAGACAGTACTTTGCTCTCAAAGCTATGTAACTGAGAGAGAACTCTGTAATTTGACTTTGTAAAGACCCAAATACAAAGCAACTCTCTTTTCTGATAATTTTGGAGAAAACCTCGCCTTATATGTGGGCATCTATAGTACTTAATCAACTTTTGCTGGCATGACTGGAGAGTAGGAAGATTTGGTTAATAATACTGTCTGGTTAATATGCAGGTACCATATGGCCATattgaataattaatttttaaagagttaaaatactgtaaaatacaCTTGACTAAAActatatcaaaaataatttattctctgTTGGATAGTTCAAAAGGCACTCCAGGAGTCTGAGGGTTTCTTATTATTGTTGTGATACAATGTGGACATCACAAAGATGTGCAGAGTGTTAGCCAAGAGAGCACTGGGGCTCGTCAGACCAGCTTTTATTTCACGGCAGTATTCTCTTCCTGTGTTTTATGTTCCTAACCAATAGTCTTTAGTTTTTTCATAATTCATATTTCATAGAGAAGTGTAGTGATCCTAGGTTTTagagagaataaaaaatggaaactacctaagtgtccactgacagatgaatggataaagatgtggtatatgtattacacaatggaatactactcagccataaaaaataacaaagtcttgccatttgcaacaacatgggtgggcCTAGAGGGAATTAcgctaagcaaaataagtcagacagggaaagacaaataccatatgatctcacatatatgtggaatctaaaaacaagacaagacaaaaacacacaaaaaatgaacaagcaaaataaaacagaaccaaACTGATTGATAGATACAGAgatcagattagtggttaccagaggggaaggggttgggagggtgggagaaatgggtgaaggggctCAACCATACGGTaatggatggtaactagatttgTGGCGGTGATCACTTTACAGTGTATACTGATGTtgaattataatgctgtacacctgaaacttacacttaaagaaaaaaaaggtttgttAATAACAATGAAACCTCACATTTGTAAAACCCAgttttattaaaaaaggaaaaagtacttTCACATTCGCTGTTTCATTTGAAGCTGAATGAGGAAATTTTAAAGGCAGAGAAAGACTGACTGGCATGTATTGATAACATGGCTAACAGGTAGAAGACTCCTAACCCAGTTCTCATTCACCTTATTACAGATAATGGATGAATACTGAACAAGTAAACAAACTGTCACGCACAATACATAAACATTAgtatgagggggcttccctggtggtgcggtggctgagaatctgcctgctaatgcaggggacacgggttcgagccctggtctgggaggatcccacatgccgtggagcaactaggcccgtgagccacaactactgagtctgcgtgtctggagcctgtgctctgcaacaagagaggcagcgatagtgagaggcccgcacaccgcgatgaagagtggcccccgctcaccacaactagagaaagccctcgcacagaaatgaagacccaacacagacagccattaaataaataaataaacaaataaatcaaataataaataaataaaaaataaataataaatataaataaataaatagccaagcatttgaagccctttttaaaacaacaacaaaaacaaaacattagtATGAGGAAATTTTGTTTTACCAGTGGCATCTTTTTATCTAttccttcattcagcaagtaattctgagcacctactgtgtagcacGCAATGTTCAAGACCAGTGCTTCTTAAACCATCTGTGGTGAAGGACcagtttgtttaattattttatatttccaatcCAGTGGAGAATTCCTCACAATCCCAGGTCTGAGCCTGCATTCCACCCTTTAGGAACACGGACTTGTGGGTTTGACCATGGTGCTCAAAACCGTGTGTGGATGTGAGTCACAACGATCACAATAAAGTATGTGGAGAAAGAACAATTTCATTTTGATGTTATTAAGAACAACTGTTACAACTGAGTTTCTGTGTATGGGAAATTCCCATATCTGCAGTAATAAGGAAGCACATTATCCAGTGAGCACACCAATAACGTTAGAATAACACCATTTAGTTAGGTTTAGTATTATCACAATTCTCAAAATAATGGGATGCTTTAACTTTTCAATTTCATATTCTgaatttaatctattttctttcaATCATTTTTTAGTATTAGTTCCTTTGTGTGGAAGGAGACATCTTTGATTTTTCTTGACATCAGAGTATTTTATAAACTCtgtttatttcaaaaacaatttacCTATTGGTGAGTTTAGTGGGTTTCAagtagctctttttaaaaaaaataaatttatttacttactcttttatttttggttgcattgggtctttgctgctgcacgagggctttctctagttgcagggagcaggagctaactcttcattgcggtgcgcgggcttctcattatggtggcttctcttgtggcagagcatgggcttcagtagctgcagcaagtgggctcagcagttgcagcatgcaggccgcagggtgcgtgggtttcagtagttgcgatgcatgggctcagtagttgcagcacacaggctctagagtgcaggctcagtagttgcggtgcatgggcttagttgctccacggcatgtgggatcttcccggaccagggcttgaacccgtgtcccctgcattggcaggcggattcttaaccactgtgccaccaggggagtctccAAGTGAGGGTTAAACACAACCCTAGTGACTGTGA
The genomic region above belongs to Phocoena sinus isolate mPhoSin1 chromosome 12, mPhoSin1.pri, whole genome shotgun sequence and contains:
- the GABRR1 gene encoding gamma-aminobutyric acid receptor subunit rho-1 is translated as MLAVQNMKVGLFLLWWPWALAAESRVHWRKRDVQEMSKKGSPVLKRSPDITKSPLTKSEQLLRIDDHDFSMRPGFGGPAIPVGVDVQVESLDSISEVDMDFTMTLYLRHYWKDERLSFPSTKNLSMTFDGRLVKKIWVPDMFFVHSKRSFIHDTTTDNVMLRVQPDGKVLYSLRVTVTAMCNMDFSRFPLDTQTCSLEIESYAYTEDDLMLYWKKGNDSLKTDERISLSQFLIQEFHTTTKLAFYSSTGWYNRLYINFTLRRHIFFFLLQTYFPATLMVMLSWVSFWIDRRAVPARVPLGITTVLTMSTIITGVNASMPRVSYIKAVDIYLWVSFVFVFLSVLEYAAVNYLTTVQERKERKPQEKLPCTCGLPQPHAVLLDGSYSDGEVNDLGNYTPENGDKPDRMMVQLTLASERSSPQRKSQRSSYVSMKIDTHAIDKYSRIIFPAAYILFNLIYWSIFS